In Sesamum indicum cultivar Zhongzhi No. 13 linkage group LG1, S_indicum_v1.0, whole genome shotgun sequence, the sequence ttatccatttttataGTAAACTGACCAAATGCCcttatgaattaaatattatatttttatttattttttaaaaaaattatttttttatgaattaagtagataattttttttataatttttaaaattttttcatccatcccatttgatttttttattagttttaaatttaaaaaaaatacaataagggcaaaattgataattccatacctccatccaagaattacattatttcatcaaatatcaaaggtatttaatatttttcatataatgagaagtattcataattatgccaaattttgaaagacgtcaatgtaatttacccatatatataatgatgaaattgatgccgataacaagaaaaaaaatatgcaagtTTGGAGAGAATATATGGTGTTTACATTTGATCACCAATAAAACAATTGAAGatatattactttatttcgagcttaaacatatttatatatatatatatgatgaaggGAAATCAGAAAAAGACAGATGTACCCTTTAGAGGAGGGGCAAAAATAATCTAAGGCAAAAGAGGGGTTTGACCGAGTATTAACTTtgtctaaattattatatatttaatggcACAGTTAATGCCTCAAATAACGGACTGTGAGCGCATTATGGATAATCGTGTGAGCAGGCATGAAGATCATGGGGAGACACGTTAGCCTGCTGGTGTGATCCATATAAGAGGaagaaaattgcagaaaatgaggtaattttttggaatttaaaaGAGTACTTGTCATTAAGAGAGTGTTTTTTACGGCTTGAGAGGAGGAGATATCTTTTTCGTTATTATCGATACTGACTTAAGCGTCGGAGTATCTTCGCCGGGACTTTTCCCGGCTAGATAACgttttttttctcattgtcAGAGTATCAGTGATCGGGAGCGGAAGGTGGATAACGAACTCGGAGTGCAATCTGCGATTTCGTGCCcgatcaatatataaataaattcatgtaattttaatctcAACCATCATTCTATCCAATAACATTCAGAAAGTcgtcttttcactttaataaaaaattaaataatcgaacaagataattttaaatttataaaaaaaatatttataaatagagTGGTGATGcggataaataaaataaaagcgTAGAATCTTGTTCCAGTAAGACTTAGCAATGAATTCAAGAAAAGGATTCTTTTCATATGGAGATTGTGGTGGAAGGCATGCTGCGCGTGTTGCTGTTGCTATCATACGTCTTGGACTGGACTAGATATTATCATCCACTCCTCCatttcaagaatcaaattCTTGCTTTTCTTCTCTATTTCATCTTCATTCTTGCACCCTCATTAATCCTACGCTATGCCCCTCCATTTACTactcaatatattaaatatgaataccCCTTCATCTTAATTACTCAGGCTAcagcatttttatttttatttttattttttacacacacatatatatatagtatgtgTAAAGGCGGTAAATATGAGACTATGTTAATTTAAGagatctatttatatttattaataggCCAAATTGCATATTATCCCTgtgtttttgaaaataattaaaagctcctctgtgttttaaaattaattaaaaaaaacccgtgctatatttaagaaaatagaggatttcttttattatttttaaaatacaaaagaatttttaattggattttgAAAATCCAGGGTTAATATGCAATTTGGTCAAactaataattgattattcgattttgagattaaatatgTTGATTGTGAGGcctaatttaatataaattatccctACAAATTAATGCAAACTATAATGTAACAAATTTGCAACAAagtaattatccttaattaGTAATTGCAACCCTAACTAATTGGCCAAATTACTCTTGAAGTCCAATTGGGCTCCCCCACCTcacaccccaccccaccccaccgcACTCCAGATATCAGGCTTCCAATTTTCAGCGCCTTTCCTCCGCGTTTCACCACACGCCGCCACCCTCACTCGTCCCACGCCCTTCTCTATAAATATCATCCAAACCCTAATTGCATTTACATTCAGACAATTTAACAAACACAAAATCCTCTCTCCCCTCATTTCTCACCTCACCATCTAAGGTCTCCCGCGGATACCGTTTCTCTTTTGGAAGTTTTCTCCTCATATAAACGTCAAGATCTTTTTTTCCCACTTAAAAATCTTTacttttcatgtttttcttcATGCATATCCAGATCCTGCTACTTGGTTTTTTCAGCAATATGTTCTAGCCATTCAATTTCGTACCTCCCCCAATTCAATTAACCTAAAGGGCGTCTTTGTTTCCAATCTTTCTTCAGTAtgttgtataaatatattccgGAGCTTAGCTCGTGAGCATGGCCGTCGCCTACCCACGTTTTTTGGTACCCGAAACCCACGCAACGGTCGAGCCACCAACGCTGATGGTCTCCTCCACCGCCCCTCCTCCGCGCCCATCTGCCACCCTTACACAGGatgatttaaaaaagattGCTGCTTATAAAGCCGTGGAGCATGTGAAATCCGGCATGGTATTAGGCCTCGGCACTGGTTCCACAGCCAAACACGCCGTGGATCGTATTGCGCAGCTGTTACAGCAGGGAAAACTCAAGGACATTGTGGGCATACCCACTTCGACGATAACACATGAGCAGGCCGTTCGGTTGGGTATTCCTTTGTCGGATCTCGATTCACATCCTGTTGTTGATTTAGCCATTGATGGGGCGGATGAGGTCGATCCCGGTTTGAATTTGGTTAAAGGGCGTGGGGGGTCTTTgttgagagagaaaatggTGGAATCCGCCTGCAAGAAATTCATTGTGATTGTTGATGAATCGAAATTGGTGAAACATGTTGGGGGCAGTAGATTGGCTATGCCAGTGGAGGTTATTCCATTTTGTTGGAACCATTCGCTGAAGAGACTTGTGGCCTTGTTTGCTTATGCTGGTTGCGTTGGGGAGCTCAGGAAGTCTGGTGATGGTGGGAAGGCGTACGTGACTGATAACGGGAACTATATCATTGACTTGTATTTTGAGAGAGATATTGGGGATCTGAACAAAGCCAGCGATGCAATTTTGAGGCTTCCCGGTATAGTTGAGCACGGGATGTTTATCGGATTGGCCACCTCTGTGATTGTGGCTGGTGTTGATGGGATCACCGTGAAGACTAAAGTCGGGAATGAGTTGAAGGTGGACTCATTTTGTTACAATGATTTGAGGAACGGATTTTAGTTTGACTTGCATCTTAGAACTTTATGTAGCTCTATTGGGGAAGGAAGCTATATATTGAGTTGGGGGAgtcttgattgatttattgatGTATCAGGGGAGAATTTTAGGTGCTCCTTATGGATCAATTCATATCGATTATTGGAAGTTCTGAATCTTGTGATTGGTACAATACctgattttatgaaatattatttacaaagtTTTGGAATTCCATATGCCTCTTTTTTCGTATAACTTGCTAATTAGTAACTTCAGAAGTACTAGAGTTTGGTGTTTTTATTCAGAACAGGTTAAGGCACTATATATCCTATAGTGGCTGAGGACCCGGCAGCTGGACGAAAGCCAAGGCATCAGGAGCAATGTTTGAACGCCTTGTTCTTCTAGGTTGCCAGTGGTGCTCTGTTTATATGATTATGTCTGTTTTTATGTTAACTGTTAGAATACTGAACAATGTGTTGATGGCATTTTTTGTCAACAGCGTTGTCAGTTTGATGAGTTCTATGTTTCTATGTTTATACTCGGCACCTTATGTCATAGTCTTGGCAATGAAATGATTTCTTAGTTTATACAATCatgaatgtgtgtgtatgccATGATATTACAAAGTCTGAGGGTTGAGGCACTTCACCTTCTCATCGAGTTTCCAAACATGCACCTTACACGGCTAAGTGCTAAGTGCTAAATGCTAAATCTTAAGGACATGCTGACATGCTCCGTAATATAACGAAAAGTTGAGGCCATCCACAATCGGTAGATGCTGTAAGTCTGTACCTTTGTCGAAGAAAGGGGATTTACACTGTGAAGGAGTATAATTGGTTAGATTGGTAATTGGTTTGTTTATCTCTGCATATTAGTAGTTGGTGAACAATCTTATATGTACAGACGAGAGAAGCCCTTCAAAAGGAGCAACGGAACTTGCACTGAATCAGTACTAGTTCAAATGAAGGGGCATTTGTGAAAGtagttttatttgaaaatcaatGTTATATCTTCGAAAAAGATCAAGGAAATAGATAACAAATCTATGTGATTTGTTCCTCTTCCCAaattgtaaaaacaaaaaatgtattatGATGGTCTGCCTAGACTCATTTTGAACTAGAATTTTCCTATAAATGTAGTATCAAATGatggaaagaaaataacatatcCTAAGATAAGAGAAAGGATTAAATTGGACATAATTTGACAACTAGTATCTATAAGTTTTGGACGAAATATAACTAGTTTTTGTTCGGTTgagaatagaaaatttaacatcGCTAAAGTCGGGGGATATGAGCAATTACTACATACAATGAATCAACCACTGGTTTGTACTAGGAGACAGATGTACATTATAAGAGATGAAGGCTATATATGAATGTCGCTGTGAAGATGCTTAAAGTATCACCGGATCAAGATTTTAAGGATTTCCAATCCAATCCGAGATATAAAAATTGGTGCATGTTTACtttacatttttatctaaaataaagcCATGTTAGGAGCTTAACAATCACAACGAATGCTTGCAATCATGCACATGAAAACCTCTAGTCGCCAGATCTCTTTAGAATTAGTTGCTGATCAGATACACTAATTCTTCTGTTTGATGCAAGAtgaaatatacatacataaatgATATATGCGGGTGAAAACTTTAACAATGTCAATCATCCAtcacaacaatt encodes:
- the LOC105160184 gene encoding probable ribose-5-phosphate isomerase 1, producing the protein MAVAYPRFLVPETHATVEPPTLMVSSTAPPPRPSATLTQDDLKKIAAYKAVEHVKSGMVLGLGTGSTAKHAVDRIAQLLQQGKLKDIVGIPTSTITHEQAVRLGIPLSDLDSHPVVDLAIDGADEVDPGLNLVKGRGGSLLREKMVESACKKFIVIVDESKLVKHVGGSRLAMPVEVIPFCWNHSLKRLVALFAYAGCVGELRKSGDGGKAYVTDNGNYIIDLYFERDIGDLNKASDAILRLPGIVEHGMFIGLATSVIVAGVDGITVKTKVGNELKVDSFCYNDLRNGF